One Archangium violaceum genomic window, TGGGATTCATGCGGTGGGCTCGGGGCTCAGGCGTCGGCCGGCGCGTCGTAGTGGGGCGTCAGGTCGATGATGTACGCGGTGAGCAGGTGGTAGATGATGACGTTGCTCACCCAGAAGAAGATGGCGGGGAAGCTCACGTAGACGAGCATCGTGCCCGGCCAGACCTGGAGGTGCTTGCCGGTGAGCTCCACCGCGAGGAAGCCGCCCACCCACTCGCCCACCCAGCACACCGCCGCGGTGATGGCGACGCGCGTCCAGAGCTTCATGCCCTTGGGGTGGAACCAGTAGTAGTGCAGCGTCCACATCAGGAAGACGGAGCCCGCCCAGAGAATCATGCTCCCGAACGAGAACCACCCGTAGGGCGAGTCCGGGTACACCCAGCCGTACGTCCCGTTCACCGCCTTCCAGGCCAGGTTCTGACTCAGCTCCAGGAGCCAGAGCAGCGGAGCGATGTAGAGAATCTGCGTCGCGAGCACTCGCGCGTAGACGTTGAAGGACCGGCGTTGGGCGGCGGCTGTCAGGGCCATCGCGTTCATATGGCTTCCCCCCGGGAGCGTGAATGGAGTGACGTGACGGCCGCCCATCTCACCTACCGAGGCGACCCCTCCGCTTCCCCCGGGCCGTCAACCGCTTCCATTCTGACGCCAAACCCGTGTGATTTTCCACTCCAGGGCGATTTTTCCGGGATCGCGGGAGAGAGAACGGGTGAGAGGGCGGTGCATCCGTGACAAGCTCGTGCCGCCCTTCGACAGGAGCGAGTCTTGTCCTCGACCACACCGCGCAACATGACCGACTACGAGGCCACCTACCGCGGATTCCGGTGGGAGCGCCCCGAGTACTTCAACTTCGCCACGGACTTCGTCGACCGCTGGGCCACCGAGCGCCCCGATGCGCCCGCGCTGCAGTGGAGTGACGAGGCCGGGCACGCGCAGCTCTTCACCTGGAAGGAGGTGAAGCAGCGCTCGCTGCACGCGGCGCAGTTCCTCACGAGCCTGGGCCTGCACAAGGGCGACCGCGTCTTCGTGATGATGCCGCGGATTCCGGAGTGGTGGTTCCTCACGCTGGGCTGCATCCGCGCGGGCATCGTCTTCATGCCGGGCACGCCGATGCTCACCGCCAAGGACATCCGCTACCGGTTGCTGGCGGCGGACGCCAACGGGGTCATCGCGGACGCGAGCTGTCTGGACAGGTTCGAGGGCCTGGTGGGCACGGGCCGGGTGGAGACCTGGGTGGCGGTGGGCTCCGCGCCTTCGCCCTGGGTGGTCTTCCCGCCGGGAGGGGCGGGCACGGGCCAGCACGGCGCGCAGTTCGAGCGCACGCGCGCGGATGATCCGATGCTCATCTACTTCACGTCGGGCACCACGGGCATGCCGAAGATGGTGCAGCACACGCAGGCCAGCTACGGGCTGGGGCACCAGATTACCGGCCGCTACTGGTTGGACCTGACGCCGGAGGACCGGCATCTGACGCTGTCGGACACGGGCTGGGCCAAGTGCGCGTGGGGCAAGCTGTTCGGCCCGTGGAGCCAGGGCGCGTGCAACGTGGTGTACGACTTCCGGGGCCGGTTCGACGCGGCGCGGATTCTGCGGGTGCTCGAGCGCCAGAAGGTGACGACGTTCTGTGCGCCCCCCACGGCCTGGCGCGCCCTCGTGCTGCAGGACCTGTCCCAGTACGACCTGTCGTCGCTGCGGCACGCGTTGAGCGCGGGCGAGCCGCTCAACCCCGAGGTCATCGACACGTGGAAGCAGGCCACCGGGCTGCACATCCGCGAGGGCTATGGGCAGACGGAGTCGGTGGTTCTGGTGGGGATGTTCCCCTCGCTGGAGCCGAAGGCGGGCTCCATGGGCAAGCCGTCTCCGGGCTTCGACGTGTCCGTCATCGACCACGAGGGGAAGGAGCTACCGGCGGGCCAGGAGGGCGACATCGCGGTGCGGGTGAAGCCGGAGAAGCCGGTGGGCCTCTTCGATGGTTACCTCAACGACGAGTCGTCCAATCTGGTGTCGTTCCGGGGCGACTGGTACGTGACGGGCGACCGGGCGGTGAAGGACGCGGACGGCTACTTCTGGTTCGTGGGACGGCGTGACGACGTCATCAAGACGTCGGGCTACCGGGTGGGGCCGTTCGAGGTGGAGTCGGCCCTGCTGGAGCACGCCGCGGTGGCGGAGTCCGCGGTGGTGGGCGTGCCGGATGAGCGGATCGGCCAACGCATCAAGGCGTACGTGGTGCTGGCGCCGGGCTTCAAGGGCTCGGAGGCGCTCGCCGAGGAGCTGCGCGAGTACGTGAAGAAGACGACGGCGCCCTACAAGTATCCTCGGGAGATCGAGTTCGTGATCGAGCTCCCGAAGACGGTGAGCGGGAAGATCCGCCGCACGGAGCTCCGTGCGATGTCTCAGCAGCCTCCGAAGAAGGACTGATCCTTCATCAGATGTGCTGCTGAATCGCGCCTTCCAGCCTGGCTCGAGGTGGGGCTCCCACGATCTGCCCCACCACCTTGCCCTGCTTGAAGAAGAGCAGGGTGGGGACGGAGCGGATTCCGTACTGCTGGGCCGTCCCCTGGTTGTCATCGACGTCGAGCTTGGCCACCTTCAAGTGGCCCTTGTGCTGGGTGGCGAGCGCCTCCATCGTGGGCGAGAGGGCGCGGCACGGCCCGCACCAGGTCGCCGTGAAGTCCACCAGCACGGGCCCCTCCGCCTCCAGCACCTCGCGTTGGAAGTCCGCGTCTCCCAGATGAATGATGTCTCCAGCCATGGTGTGTGTCCTCGTTTCAGGGAAGGGCGTGTCGTCGCCCGATTTCCCATGGCAAGGGTTTAAGGGCCCCGACGAGGACGCGCGAGAGCCCGTGGCGCAATGGATTGTTCCGCGAAGAGCCCCGGTCAGTCAGCGAGACCGGCCTGGTTCTTCCCACGGCAACGCGGCGCTGCGCTGGGCGAGCGTGTCGAGGAAGGCGCGCACCTTGAGGGGAAGCTGCCGGCTGCTGGGGTAGACGGCGTAGATGGGGAGGCCCGGCGGTGACACCGCCTCCAGCACGGGGACGAGCACGCCCGCGCGTACGTCATCCACCGCGAGGACGGTGGGCAGCCTCACCAGCCCGAGACCCGCGCGCGCCGCCGCGTGACCGGCGCGAACGCTGGGGACCTGCAACCGGCCGCTCACCGGCACCGTGCGAGCGCCACGGGGACCCGCGAAGAACCACACTTCACTCGTGCCCGGTTCGGCGACCAGGACGCACTCGTGGCCCTCGAGCTCATCCGGTGAGCGGGGCGTGCCGCGCCGGCTGAGATAGGCGGGGCTCGCGTAGTAGCCGGTGCGAACGTCTCCGAGCCGCCGCGCCACCTGCGACGAGTCCGGGAGCGGCCCGGTTCGCAGGGCGATGTCGTAGGAATCCGCGACCAGGTCCACGTACGCCTCGGCGAGCGACACCTCCACGCGCACCTGAGGGTGGCGCAGGAGGAACTCGGTGATGACGGGGGTGAGCAGCTCGCCCAGGAGCGAGAACGTGGCCACGCGCAACGTGCCTCGGGGCGTGCCTCGCGACTCGCTCAGGGCCCGGTTCACCTCGCGGGCCTCGGCGACGAGCCTCGCGCAGTGGGCGTGGTACTCGCGCCCCGTCTCCGTGAGCCGCAGCCGCCGCGTGTTGCGCTCGAGCAGGCGCGTGCCCAGCCGCTCCTCCAGTGCCGCCAGTCGGCGG contains:
- a CDS encoding acyl-CoA synthetase; this translates as MTDYEATYRGFRWERPEYFNFATDFVDRWATERPDAPALQWSDEAGHAQLFTWKEVKQRSLHAAQFLTSLGLHKGDRVFVMMPRIPEWWFLTLGCIRAGIVFMPGTPMLTAKDIRYRLLAADANGVIADASCLDRFEGLVGTGRVETWVAVGSAPSPWVVFPPGGAGTGQHGAQFERTRADDPMLIYFTSGTTGMPKMVQHTQASYGLGHQITGRYWLDLTPEDRHLTLSDTGWAKCAWGKLFGPWSQGACNVVYDFRGRFDAARILRVLERQKVTTFCAPPTAWRALVLQDLSQYDLSSLRHALSAGEPLNPEVIDTWKQATGLHIREGYGQTESVVLVGMFPSLEPKAGSMGKPSPGFDVSVIDHEGKELPAGQEGDIAVRVKPEKPVGLFDGYLNDESSNLVSFRGDWYVTGDRAVKDADGYFWFVGRRDDVIKTSGYRVGPFEVESALLEHAAVAESAVVGVPDERIGQRIKAYVVLAPGFKGSEALAEELREYVKKTTAPYKYPREIEFVIELPKTVSGKIRRTELRAMSQQPPKKD
- the trxA gene encoding thioredoxin, whose translation is MAGDIIHLGDADFQREVLEAEGPVLVDFTATWCGPCRALSPTMEALATQHKGHLKVAKLDVDDNQGTAQQYGIRSVPTLLFFKQGKVVGQIVGAPPRARLEGAIQQHI
- a CDS encoding LysR family transcriptional regulator; the encoded protein is MSPTPPLLDDMLVFAEVVSAGGITAAAARLGLRKSTVSRRLAALEERLGTRLLERNTRRLRLTETGREYHAHCARLVAEAREVNRALSESRGTPRGTLRVATFSLLGELLTPVITEFLLRHPQVRVEVSLAEAYVDLVADSYDIALRTGPLPDSSQVARRLGDVRTGYYASPAYLSRRGTPRSPDELEGHECVLVAEPGTSEVWFFAGPRGARTVPVSGRLQVPSVRAGHAAARAGLGLVRLPTVLAVDDVRAGVLVPVLEAVSPPGLPIYAVYPSSRQLPLKVRAFLDTLAQRSAALPWEEPGRSR